A window of Phragmites australis chromosome 2, lpPhrAust1.1, whole genome shotgun sequence genomic DNA:
AGGAGGGAGGCAAAGGAGATAGCATATGGGATGTCTTCACAGAAGACAAAGGTTTGTTTATTTGGTTCCTTAGTGTTCTTGAAATACATCAACTTAACTATTGTTTTCAAATGCTTCTACTTTCAGAACGTATCTTAGACAGAAGCAATGCAGATGTTgcagttgatcattaccatcgATACAAGGTAATGCCTTTCCATCCCcatatcagtttttttttttttaaaaaaaagaaagaaagaaagaaaggggtAAACCACCATCTTCTTATTAACTGTTCTGTTGTAAAGAGTCCAAGGGAATATATTATAAATGAATATGAAAACCAGCTTGTTCCTCAGTTTCTACCATGTTAATGTGTTTGTACAATGCATTGCTTCCTTGAATCAGTAATTTATTGTTTGAAATGTTTTCCCTGAATATTTCAGGAAGACATTGAGCTCATGGTCAGTTTGGGTTTTCATGCTTATAGATTTTCCATATCTTGGGCACGTATATTTCCTGGTACGTTAATCTTAGCAGATAGGAGATTCACTTATAGATACACAACAATATCTGCATTTTGTCTATTGTTTGCCTTTGCTAATGCTTAATACCATTTTCCTATGTGTAAGATTATAAATATATCATGCCTGCAGATGGCCTGGGGGAAAAGATCAATGAGCAAGGAGTTGCCTTCTATAACGACCTTATCAATTTTATGATCGAGAAAGGTGGCTGATGGTTTACTTGATACCTTGAAAGGTTACAGTACTTCTTGTTGTTAACCACTCATCTGTCTGACTGTAGGAATTGAGCCTTACGCAACCCTCTATCATTGGGATCTTCCAAACAATCTTCAAAAGACTGTGGGGGGCTGGCTTTCTGACAAGATTGTGTAAGTCATTGCAGGCATTTTAAGTTTGCAGTTTGATTTACAAAGTCTTCTTAAATGCTCACATGAATGATTGCGTATGAAATGCTTGCAGCTTGATTTGTTGTATTTCATATGAGTTACTCAGTATTCACTATCAAAATATTTCAGGGAGTACTTTGCATTGTATGCAGAAGCTTGCTTTGCAAATTTTGGAGACAGAGTAAAGCATTGGATAACAATCAATGAGCCTCTTCAAACTGCAGTCAATGGTTATGGGATTGGAGTTTTTGCACCCGGAGGATGTGAAGGTGAAACTTCTAGATGTTACTTGGTCGCTCATCACCAAATCTTGGCtcatgctgctgctgttgatgtTTACAGAAGGAAATTCAAGGTATGTTTTAGGTTTTTATCTGAATTATCGATGTCAAGATTCTTTTTTGGGAGTGCAACTCCTAGTCCTGGCCAATACTCCTGAAACCAGCTGGTTCTTGGTTCCATTAGTTCTCTGTCAATTCACTATTTTTTCTCCCCTTCTTTTTCTAAGTTTATGTATTGCCTCCATCATGCCTacacactattttttttagagcGATGCCTACACAATATATCTCCTTGTATAATGGGAATTGGAAGTTTGAAACGGCTTACAATTCATTCTATTCCTACAGTATTATAAATACCAGTATTTGGTATCCTGATCATCATTCCATCAGTTTGCTTGCATACATTTTGTTTGTCTGATGGTTttacatgttaaaaaaataggCTGCACAAGATGGTGAAGTAGGGCTGGTTGTCGACTGTGAATGGGCCGAACCGTTTTCTGAGAAAGTAGAAGATCGAATTGCTGCAGAACGGAGGCTTGACTTTCAACTTGGATGGTACATTGCTATTCATGTTTCTAGTGTCACATGGACATATCTTCCCACGTTGGTTACCTTTGACACTGcacttgagttttttttttttttctatacaaGGCATAAATCTTTGCATGGAACTTATAAACTTATGTAGTATAATTTGCCTACATTATCTTTGGTTCTGGGCTCCTAGGATATTGTATGATGTCTGTTGATTAGTTTCCCTTTCCTTGAAGGTACCTAGACCCAATATATTTCGGTGATTACCCAGAAAGCATGCGTCAGCGGCTGGGCAATGATCTTCCAACCTTCTCAGAGAAAGATAAAGAATTCATCAGGaacaaaattgattttattGGACTAAATCATTATACTTTGAGATTCATTGCTCATCATCAGAATCCAGAAGATATCTATTTTTATCGAGTACAACAAGTGGAGAGAATTGGTATGCTGCTTCAGCTATGAAGGAACATCTTTCTTTTGTCTTTAACAAATGATGCAAGAGAATCCCTGAAACAGAGCTATTGTTTATACCAAGATGTAGTATGTAGACTTGAGGCTTTCAAGAGTATTACCTTCCAAAGGAGGGGCTTTAACCATCCTACCATTGCCTAGTAACAAGTAATTTGATCATGTTATAGGAACCCTGCTGCTGACTCCACTTCCAACACCACAGTCCTTTACTGCCAAGCATGAAATGAAATCTACTTATCACTGCTTCCTTTCTTGAGTCTAATGTTCTTGGAGCAACAGAGCAAAATTGATTTAGGTGTATAGGGCGGAACTGCTTTGTTTGCAGTTTTGCCTGAGCCATCTTTGATCAACTTTAGATTTATTCAAAATTATCCCTGCAGATTGATATTATCATTATGCTGACATTTGTTTCTTTTGGCAGAAAAACGGAATAGTGGTGAAAAAATTGGTGAAAGGGTCAGAACTGGACTTGTTTTTTCCCCTCCATATGTGTAAATTCTGTGGGTCTCTTTTTAACATATTATCTCAATACTTGTGCAGGCTGCATCTGAATGGCTTTTCATAGTTCCTTGGGGTCTTCGTAAATTACTTACTTATATAGCAAAGAGATACGAAAATCCAGCAATTTATGTAACTGAGAATGGTAAGGCTTCCATACTCTCAAAGTGAAAGTGATGCAACCTGCAGTTTTCCCATACATCAAATTGTACATTTTGATGTCCTGGACTTCGCTTTATTTCACTATCCACTTCTATAAGGAATTGAGGGATACAACTGATATATCGAAATGTAGATCATAAGTCTCCATATAGAAAGAGTACATTTGGCACATGATAGATGAAAGCAAAAGCAATGTTGAATATCTAATACTGGTGGCCTGTAGCAGAGTAAGTTATGACAGGAAATCAAATATGTACGGACCCAAACATGATATTGCTGAAGTCAATGTCGTCACAGCTCTCTGTCATTCATTTGCATGAATGAAGTTTGTTATAGACAGACCTAAATGGCCCTGAACCCAAGTAGCGTGGCCTCGCCAGTAGGCGGCAGCCGCACCACAAGGGCGGGGGTAGGAGAAGATACCTTGACCCACGCCCATAACAAGGTTGAAGATAGAAATTGTTGTACCCCTATTTTACGCTTTTACAATACCTGTTTCCTGTAGATAATCTGGGTAGATACTCTTTGACAGTCACAGCACATGAATGACTTGTTTAGTATTTTAGTGGAGACAGAAGTACATCTACAAGAACAATAACTTAAATTGTGAATACCTGTTGCACCACTTCAATTGCTGAATAATGCAATATGCAAGCCCAAGATACCAGCTTCTAGATTGTATGTACTGTCTTATTTGTGCCTATTTGGAAATAGAGTTTCAATTTCCCTCCTATTTACAGCATTCTAACTGAACTGGTaatataattttacaaatatatgcatatttgaaaattttcatcTTATTCTACATAAATTGGACAGTTCAAAATGTCTGATTTTGTCTGCTATGGAGCATTTGTCCAAACTCTATTTAATGGACAAAATTATTAGAAAAAATAGGGTGAATTCAGAATTTTGGAAATCTAACATGTGAAATGTACCACTGTGATATACTCTTTGTTATTGCAGTACCAATTATGAAAATTTTACTAGCACACTTGATAGCGTTTGTCACAACTAGCATGTGGTATTTGGTGAACTGAACAAAATACCATAGCGTGTGATGTCCTTACCTAGTTTCTTTCCTGTAGGCATGGATGAGGAAGACGATCAATCGGCACCCCTTGACCAGGTTTTAAATGACACAACGAGAGTTGGTTACTTCAAAGGATACCTTGCTTCAGTTGCACAAGCAATCAAGTAAGCTGATTTCGCTGCTCATTGCACAACTAAGGCGTTCAGCCACAAAATGACTGATGCAACTAGTTGTTTGTTTCAGGGATGGAGCTGATATTCGAGGATACTTTGCATGGTCATTCCTTGACAACTTTGAGTGGGCTATGGGATACACCAAGAGGTTTGGCATTGTTTATGTCGATTACAAGAATGGGCTTTGCAGACATCCTAAAGCATCAGCCCTGTGGTTCTCACGCTTCTTGAAGGGCGAGGCTGCTGAAAACTAAGCTGACAAACTGAGCGAATCTACAACAAGTAAAGGAACATTACATATACAGTAAATGTTTCTCCTGTTGTTGTATCTTACAGTGACCGCCAGTGTATATATTCATCATAATAATCTCAGATGTGCTATGTAGTTTGTCAATGATCCAAAGTTAGTTCAGAAGATTCAGAACTCCGTACCAATAAGTTTGGAATTCATGCGAGGGAGCACTCAATTGCAGATAATTCACACTTCTCATCTGAACAACCCATGCTTCTTGTATTGATGTATTAATATGTAAGGTTGTATTAGCAATTCAGAAGTTCGTTTCTGTTTCGTTGAGTTTTCATTAGGGACTTTTAGCAGTTTAGTCTCCAGACGCTTTATCTTTTGATGATGGTGGTAGGGAGATGTTCTCTGTTTGGTCAGTGGTGAAGGACAAGGTGCCATGTGATCATTGCCCCCCTTTAAACTTGTACAGAAACAAGGACTGGTGAAAGGATGGAAGCTGCTAGCCCACTTTCTTCTCTGCTCAGGGGCCTATCGCCGCTGTAGGATTTGCGTGATGCCTCTTTATTCTGTCCATTAGGATGCTGGGCAATGGTTTTCTGCTTGCTTTCTGGTGGTCACATGCTTTGCTGCCCTGGTGCCGTTGCATTCCGGGCTTTGGATGTGACGCAGCGTCAGGACCGGAATCAAGCCGTTGAGAGGGGTTCTGATCAGAGAATGGAGAGGTCTAACTGTTTGATCCTGTGCTCTACATTTGGCATTTTGCATTTGGTGCTCTTGCAACTGCAGGCAACCCTACGGTCGAACCTCCGTCCCTTTCCCTGcttgttttgttttgtgtgttatattttttttgcatggtGCTTGTTTTGTGTTGCCAATTGTGCGACGCTAATCGAAAGATCTGGTCGAGCAGAGACACACAGCTTGAAACATCAGATGCAGACCTTCGTTAACTGCTTGGATCAAATGTCCGGTGACACGGGCCTGTTCACTCGGGTTCGAGTCCTAGGACCAGCTCGGGTGCATCTAGGTATTACCAGGCATAGATCTGCTCTTGAACTGCCTGGATCGTCTCCGGACATGAAGAATCTAGCCTTTAAATGGATACCGATCTGAAGTAGTATCAAGCTGTTCAGCCCTTTGTGATGATAAACGTAAACAAAGGGATACTCTGCAACTCTATCACAGCTGAACGCCAAAGCCATGGGGATCTTTGCGAGAAAGCAAGGCACGGCGCATAAAAGCCTGATTCGTGGGCACCTCGTCCTCACGTGACAGTGTGCATGCTCTAGAAGTCTAGAGTGCTAATGGAGCGGAGAAAACCTTTGGAGTCGTTAGTCGTAGTAACATGATGATTAGGCCGTAATGGCCTTGATCAGAAAATGCCAGGTGTTCCCTAAGACAAGCGAATCTCCCTCGCTTTCTATACCTGGCAAAGAGCAAAGCAGCTAGATAAAGCGTCGGATTCGGTTTGAAGGATGATGCCTCTTCCGCCTGTGCTGTGTTAGGGCTAAAGTGAGGGGAAAAATCAGGTGTACCTGGTAAGCTTCGTTTCCGCTGAAGTACATGGTATATCTCTAGTTCTTTTCGGGGCATGTGTATTCCTAATCAGGAAAAGTTAGGTGGTTAATTCTTCGCAAATAGACTGAAAaaattctttgaaaaaaaacttGAGAAGAACTCTGATGTCTGAAGGTCATGGCAAACACAGTGCATTTATAGGAAGATATCATTGAGTCGGCAGTAGCTTGCAGGTGCAACTAACTCATGGGACTATGATGGAGATGAGCAGTGCCGGACTCAGTGCCCCGATtaggcttttctttttttcctttttttttgacGAACCGTGACATAAGTCACGTACTGAATCAAACTTGGGCTACATCCCAGAATAATCTTAGGTCCATTGGATACGCTCTAGGTCCGCCACTAGAGATGATGATTTCAGTGATTGCAAGATTGAGTAGTGAGTGGTTCAGTGCCATTGTAGTTGGCTCTTCCCTACAACCTTTTGTGCTGGTCATTTACAAATCATACTACTATTAGTACCTATCATGCACGTATGTATGCTCTTTCGCTTGTTCTCTCCTTCCCAGTTCAGAATCTTGCTGCATAGGTCATACATAATCATAGTTTTTGACCTATGCCACGTATGTTTgcaaccaaaaccatccatgTGTTTTTGGAGGACAACGACAAAACTCCAACAAAAGAAGAGAACTTTCATTGGCCTCCAAGGCCAATGATTGAGGCCATTAGGACCAAAGCATCCATGCTGCTGTAGGAAGGAGACAAGAGAGGGCATGTGGGGCTGCAACGCGAGATGGGAGCAAAGAAAGAGTTTGGTAGGAAAGGCAGCCATGCCATGCCGCAACGTTTTGTGGGCGTGCATCCAAGCCAAACTAAACCGCCGCGCGCATGGTTGTCACGCCCACATGGGGATGGGGACCTAACGATGCTACACCACCCGAACCACCGGGTATCTCTCTTCCCATGCTACTACTGCCGTGCTGCTGCAGCCATGGAAGCCTTTGATTTTAACTGCTGCTCGCATGGCAGTCAGATGCCCAGTTCGTCAAGCAGCGGCAGGCACTCAGTTCTTCCAATGTCCCAACTGGAAGCCTCTTGCAGCTTTACTCCATTCATGGATGGCTTCACCTCTTGCTTCTGTACAATGTCTGAACTTACAGGGTACCCCATGTAGTAGAAAAAGATTCTTCTACTGCGGATAAAATTGTCAGGTGACCTGGTGTAGCCTTGAGTTGTATGTATGGGGTATGGACCATTTGTGCAGTTCGAAAGATGGTGACAaaacttttttcaaaaagaatataTGATGACAAAACACTATTGAGGGATGATGCAGATTGATGTATTCTTCCTTGCACCAGCATAGTTTAATGGGTTTTGTATTCTTTTCAAGTACAGCAGAGTCCAGCTACCTTGCAGTTCTGCAGATTTTTTGAAATTCTTATTGCATTGTTCAGAGGGATGGATAAATCTACATCTGATTAACTGCTTCATGTCATGTACAGACTAAACTGACGAGTGAAGGCCGCATACATATATGAACCTCTTATTTCCTCTATGATCTAGATTTTACCCCTTcttatatatagaaataaatatttgcACAAATCTTGTACATTCTATAATCTACAGGTACAAATAGTGGGAAAAAAAGGACAGCCCGCTACAATTTCTATCCCTCTGCCCTATGGCGGTGTTCTACTGATGGTCCGCGAAAAGTTATATTGGCAGACTACCAGTGGTCACGGAGATGACATTGAAGTAGCTGAACTCTCGTCATCGGAGAATCCAGCTCTCAACGCATTAATCCTCGGGAAAAACTGTGGCATCATTGGGTTAACGGGCACCGGGAAATGGCGCACGGAGCTAGCGATGGTTCGGTCATTGATTCTGCCGACTTCCTTGCAGACCTGGTCAAGAACAGAGAGGAAATCCCTGACGACCATGAAGATTCTGAAAGGATGAGCCTCCTCTTTTGCGGAGTCCCCATGAAAGTACTCGGTGATTTCCTTCACAAGCGACAGCGCAACACTCTCCTGAGCCTGAACTCTGATAATCTCATCGTCTGCCTTCTTCAAGAACTTCTGCATTCTATCGTGGAACTGCCACGCATCGTCCCTTGACTTCAGTTCTTCGTTCAATCGCAGCACCTCAGTGATCTTATCTATTCCTCCAGCAAGTTTGGCAACATAGCTGCTTAGCACGTCGGAATCCATGGCAGCTGCCTTCTTGACATTGCCGAGCTCATTTGCAAGGCCAGCCACTACCTGGAGGCCTAGCTTTTTGCACTCTAGTTCTTCTCGTAGAGGATTAGCAAGAGTTCTTGGAGTTGTTTGGTTGCTGGCAGAGAGGCGGGAGCCCTCTGATCGGATGATCTCCTGCACGACAAAGTGCAGAAGGGTTGTCTTTCCATCAGTGCCTTTGACATCGACCAGTTTGAGTAGAGTATCAAGCTTGAACGCATGTGCATCGCCACGGTTTGTGCCAACATTCATCCTATTGCCAGTCTTCAGAACAGCTTCAAGTAGCTTAAGAAATAATATGCTGTTTCTAAGCTCATCGCAAGCAGTCTGCGAGTAAGAAATGAAAGGGAGCTAGGTTGAGGAAACATACTAACCGATGTTAAATTTACTTGTTATGCCTAGTACATATGCTCAGTGGCATTAGGGAGGTGATGAAATGATGCTAATAATATAATGAAACAGTGACGGTAAAGGTATAATGCTCACCTCAAGGATATTGAACGACTTCTTTAGGTAATTGACCTCCGAATCAAAGTTCGCAATGTAAAGCATTGCATCGACTCTTTTGAAAGCAAAAGGCACATCAAGGACTGCCTTAAGGAACTTCTCAGCAGGGCCAAGTTTAATCGGAGAGGTCTCCTCTTTGAATTCTCTCAATTTAATTTCCTCTTCCTTGGTAGGAGCCATCTTTAGCAAAGTCTCCAGTAATTCTGCTCCGAAGTTCTCTGTGTTACCTGTAGGAAAGGCATTGTAAATTGGGTAGCATATTAGCGAAGCCCAGAGGATGGGAAGTGTAAAGCAAGAAGCATCTCTTATTAGCAAAGCATTAATCtaataaaaattcttaaattAGATGTCAAATTccttaaaaataattttggaagGATCAATCCCGTTGACTCAGCAGAAACTCTATAGAGTTCTGCAATTTGACATATATCATATACATACGTGCAGTGAAAATGAATGTTACGTCAATGAGAAGCTATGAGTAGAGCAGAAAGAGAAATGATGACAAAATCAGTTTCTCCGACATTCTTCACCGTTCACCGCAGATACAAATTTCAGCATaagatggctagctaattcagCAACGACTCTCAACTGCTCTATGCTGGCATTCACTTCTTTCAGACAAACTTATTAAAAGCCCCAACCATTCTATACGACAAGCATGGCTGCAGTCAGTCACAAGCTAAATATGGTCAAACATGACTCACGTATGCCAACAGCTCACGGGTGAAATGAATCCCACGCGAAATCTGAATTTCTCGATCCGATGCAGTATGTATGCAGCTAAAAAAATGACTGATTTGTGAATTCTGATAATTCATGTGAGTGAGGATCTTGCTCACCTTCCCAGAGAGCGTCGCAGACCTCCTCCTTGGTCACATTCAGTGCGCGCAGCAAGATGGCAATGTTCTGCGCCTTCTTCGGATCCAGCACCTTGTTCTCGGCCTTGGGCGTCGGCAGCACTGGCCTCCTCGTCGCCTCCTTCGCCGCCGCACTAGCCGGGTTGCAAATGAACAGCGTCTCGATCATCTCCTCGTTCACCCTGCAAGAATTCAGTGAAACTGGTCAAGAAAACCGACCAAGAACTATCGAAGCAACTGAAAAAGGTGTGAATTTCGCAGAGCTCTCACTGGAATGAGCTGGATTTGAGCTGATCCCACACCATGACGCGATCGGAGCTGGCCCGGACCTTGTCCCAGTGCAGCGGCTTCAGCTTCGGCCGCGGCGTCGTCTCCTCGGACTTGTCGCCCTGGTACGCACTCTCCAGCAGCCGGCTCGGGAACGCGTCGGTGGGTGGAACGCTCCTGAAGCTGGCAGCTTGGGGCGGCGGCGACAGAGCCGGCGAACGGGTTTCTTTGGACGTGTTGGGCTTCCGGACGCGGCTCTCCCAGTAgcccaccggcggcggcggcggaggaggaggaggaggtggcggagggcctggaggcggaggtggaggtggagcttgtGAGCTTGTCGGTGGGGTTGGTGGCTGGGCAAATGGGTTTCTTGAGATGGCGTCGGTGGTGGATCTGAGAGGTGATTTGTCGTTGAGAGGAGAGCATGGTGGTGATGGGGACGGTGGTTTCcggcgaggaggtggcggtggtggcagtATCGGCGCGAAGGGTGGAGGCGGGGGTGGAGTTGGCGGAGCCGCCGGGAGGCTGACGATGCGCGCGCTCTCCGATCTTGACTTGACGGAGCGGCGGCCGGACTCGCCAGGGCTGGAGAAAGCAGGCGGCGAGGCGGGCGCCGGGGACATCGTCGCGCCCGGCGACGACGGGTACGACGGCGTGCTCAGGGTCGACCCGGGTGACCCGCCCCTCGAGCGGTCGCGCGCTACCACGGCGGCCTCGACTGCCGCGGCCAGAGTCCTGCGTGAGCTCGACGTCTTCGACGAGCCTTGCAGCGAGTAGAATTCCTCCTCCCCGGACGGGGAGGAGGAcccgccggggctccccgacGCCGGAGGCGCGCATTGCCGCGCCAGAGGCGGCAGTGGACGGAGCTCCGGTGATCCGCCGGAGCTCCGGGACTCCTCGTCGCCGGACGACGTCGTGTCGCTGCTCTTCTCATCGGCTCTGCTCGCCAACGTCCCCACGTACAGGAACTCGGCCGACGTAGCCGCCGGCGCAGCCCCGGCCCCGCCGCTACCGCCGAACTCGTCGCGCGCGAAAAGGCTCGTCCTTTCCGGGTGCGAGAACTTGGCCTCCTCGCCACCGACacagccgccgcctcccccaCGCCCTACATTGCTCCGGCGGTGCGAGAAGAAGAACACGATGGACAAACCAAGCACGGCCACCGTGAGCAGCGGCAGCAGTATGGCCGGGACGAGCTTGGATGACCTCTTGGACCCATGCGAGCCGCCGGCCGGAGGTGTCCCGCCGCTGGAACCGGTGTTGGGGAGCACTAGAGCTGGGTACGTCGGCTGCTCCTGCCCCGTCGACcccgtcggcgggggcggccCGGGCAGCGTGGGAAAGAAcggtggcgccggcgccggcggcgttgC
This region includes:
- the LOC133909379 gene encoding beta-glucosidase 4-like isoform X1, which produces MGSAEAEVTRADFPDGFVFGVATSAYQIEGARKEGGKGDSIWDVFTEDKERILDRSNADVAVDHYHRYKEDIELMVSLGFHAYRFSISWARIFPDGLGEKINEQGVAFYNDLINFMIEKGIEPYATLYHWDLPNNLQKTVGGWLSDKIVEYFALYAEACFANFGDRVKHWITINEPLQTAVNGYGIGVFAPGGCEGETSRCYLVAHHQILAHAAAVDVYRRKFKAAQDGEVGLVVDCEWAEPFSEKVEDRIAAERRLDFQLGWYLDPIYFGDYPESMRQRLGNDLPTFSEKDKEFIRNKIDFIGLNHYTLRFIAHHQNPEDIYFYRVQQVERIEKRNSGEKIGERAASEWLFIVPWGLRKLLTYIAKRYENPAIYVTENGMDEEDDQSAPLDQVLNDTTRVGYFKGYLASVAQAIKDGADIRGYFAWSFLDNFEWAMGYTKRFGIVYVDYKNGLCRHPKASALWFSRFLKGEAAEN
- the LOC133909379 gene encoding beta-glucosidase 4-like isoform X2; amino-acid sequence: MNLKIEGARKEGGKGDSIWDVFTEDKERILDRSNADVAVDHYHRYKEDIELMVSLGFHAYRFSISWARIFPDGLGEKINEQGVAFYNDLINFMIEKGIEPYATLYHWDLPNNLQKTVGGWLSDKIVEYFALYAEACFANFGDRVKHWITINEPLQTAVNGYGIGVFAPGGCEGETSRCYLVAHHQILAHAAAVDVYRRKFKAAQDGEVGLVVDCEWAEPFSEKVEDRIAAERRLDFQLGWYLDPIYFGDYPESMRQRLGNDLPTFSEKDKEFIRNKIDFIGLNHYTLRFIAHHQNPEDIYFYRVQQVERIEKRNSGEKIGERAASEWLFIVPWGLRKLLTYIAKRYENPAIYVTENGMDEEDDQSAPLDQVLNDTTRVGYFKGYLASVAQAIKDGADIRGYFAWSFLDNFEWAMGYTKRFGIVYVDYKNGLCRHPKASALWFSRFLKGEAAEN
- the LOC133909380 gene encoding formin-like protein 1, giving the protein MPSPRQFLQLLLPILLATCCVDGANAPATARRQLHQPFFPDQPAKPSATPPAPAPPFFPTLPGPPPPTGSTGQEQPTYPALVLPNTGSSGGTPPAGGSHGSKRSSKLVPAILLPLLTVAVLGLSIVFFFSHRRSNVGRGGGGGCVGGEEAKFSHPERTSLFARDEFGGSGGAGAAPAATSAEFLYVGTLASRADEKSSDTTSSGDEESRSSGGSPELRPLPPLARQCAPPASGSPGGSSSPSGEEEFYSLQGSSKTSSSRRTLAAAVEAAVVARDRSRGGSPGSTLSTPSYPSSPGATMSPAPASPPAFSSPGESGRRSVKSRSESARIVSLPAAPPTPPPPPPFAPILPPPPPPRRKPPSPSPPCSPLNDKSPLRSTTDAISRNPFAQPPTPPTSSQAPPPPPPPGPPPPPPPPPPPPPVGYWESRVRKPNTSKETRSPALSPPPQAASFRSVPPTDAFPSRLLESAYQGDKSEETTPRPKLKPLHWDKVRASSDRVMVWDQLKSSSFQVNEEMIETLFICNPASAAAKEATRRPVLPTPKAENKVLDPKKAQNIAILLRALNVTKEEVCDALWEGNTENFGAELLETLLKMAPTKEEEIKLREFKEETSPIKLGPAEKFLKAVLDVPFAFKRVDAMLYIANFDSEVNYLKKSFNILETACDELRNSILFLKLLEAVLKTGNRMNVGTNRGDAHAFKLDTLLKLVDVKGTDGKTTLLHFVVQEIIRSEGSRLSASNQTTPRTLANPLREELECKKLGLQVVAGLANELGNVKKAAAMDSDVLSSYVAKLAGGIDKITEVLRLNEELKSRDDAWQFHDRMQKFLKKADDEIIRVQAQESVALSLVKEITEYFHGDSAKEEAHPFRIFMVVRDFLSVLDQVCKEVGRINDRTIASSVRHFPVPVNPMMPQFFPRINALRAGFSDDESSATSMSSP